Proteins from one Camelina sativa cultivar DH55 chromosome 8, Cs, whole genome shotgun sequence genomic window:
- the LOC104709720 gene encoding cysteine-rich receptor-like protein kinase 38, whose protein sequence is MKNSAILLTSSLIFLLQTLQGVKGGFICIGSSFPTNSSYQKNRDSLFSTLSDKVTTNGGFYNASLNGVHVLAFCRRDYERQGCIDCVEKSIRQIKTNCSNRVESFNCDSNDGDRVSCFVRTTNHLTYRKLELGPATNDPSPYAIDTSAKNMTLFRQEWGAMVDRTIEAATIDTSTTVLKYYGAVKAEFTEFPNVYMMMQCTPDITSGACKGCLQESITYFREQLWGRQGGGVCLPSCVFRWELYDFYGAFANVTRAQATSITRLKGGIIAIFVVPIFINLIVFIGLIKAYNRIRKSNNGINEQQCDSGESMLRLDFRMILIATDDFSSENKIGQGGFGSVYKGILPGGQEIAVKRLARGSGQGDVEFKNEVLLLTRLQHRNLVKLLGFCNEGDEEILVYEFVPNSSLDNFIFDEEKRLILTWDMRFRIIEGVARGLLYLHEDSQLRIIHRDLKASNILLDADMNPKISDFGMARLFNMDQTRAVTRKVAGTLGYMAPEYVKNKRFSVKTDVYSFGVVLLEMITGRSNKSYFESLGLPAYAWKCWLAGEAASIIDHVLSRSSTTEIMRFIHIGLLCVQENVAKRPTMSLVIQWLGSDIIAIPLPTAAGFTTHLPVELHRTDASNQAEGRAGTSSLNKLSFTELSPR, encoded by the exons ATGAAGAACTCTGCGATCTTGCTCACTTCTTCCCttatttttctccttcaaaccCTCCAAGGCGTTAAAGGCGGTTTTATCTGCATAGGAAGCTCCTTCCCCACCAACAGCAGCTACCAAAAAAACCGTGACTCTCTCTTTTCTACTCTTTCTGATAAAGTCACCACAAACGGTGGATTCTACAATGCTTCACTCAACGGAGTTCACGTTCTTGCCTTCTGTAGAAGAGACTACGAGCGGCAAGGTTGTATCGACTGCGTCGAAAAATCTATTCGACAGATTAAAACAAATTGTTCTAATCGTGTTGAATCGTTCAACTGCGACAGTAACGATGGAGAccgtgtttcttgttttgtacgTACCACGAATCACTTAACTTATAGGAAACTCGAGCTTGGACCCGCTACAAATGATCCGAGTCCTTATGCTATCGACACATCCGCCAAGAACATGACCCTTTTCCGCCAAGAATGGGGTGCAATGGTTGACCGGACGATCGAGGCTGCAACCATTGACACTTCCACAACGGTTCTTAAGTATTACGGTGCTGTCAAAGCAGAGTTCACTGAGTTTCCAAATGTTTACATGATGATGCAATGCACACCGGACATAACTTCAGGCGCGTGCAAGGGATGTTTGCAAGAGTCCATTACCTATTTTAGAGAGCAGTTGTGGGGAAGACAAGGAGGCGGGGTTTGTCTTCCGAGCTGTGTTTTCCGGTGGGAACTTTATGACTTTTACGGCGCTTTTGCTAATGTAACAAGAGCACAAGCAACCTCCATTACTCGCTTGAAAG GAGGAATTATTGCGATATTCGTGGTCCCTATCTTCATTAATCTTATTGTGTTTATCGGTCTGATCAAAGCCTATAATCGGATAAGAAAATCGAACAACGGAATCAATG AGCAGCAGTGTGATTCTGGTGAATCTATGCTACGTTTGGATTTTCGCATGATACTAATCGCAACTGATGATTTCTCCTCTGAAAATAAGATTGGCCAAGGTGGATTTGGATCTGTCTACAAG GGGATATTACCGGGCGGGCAAGAGATAGCGGTAAAGAGATTAGCTAGAGGTTCAGGACAAGGAGAtgtagagttcaagaacgaggtATTACTCTTAACGAGACTCCAGCATAGGAATCTAGTTAAGCTTCTTGGGTTTTGTAATGAAGGAGATGAGGAGATTCTTGTTTACGAGTTTGTCCCCAATTCAAGCCTAGACAATTTCATATTTG ATGAAGAGAAGCGTTTGATACTAACGTGGGACATGAGGTTCAGAATTATAGAAGGCGTTGCACGAGGTCTTCTTTATCTACACGAAGATTCTCAGCTAAGGATTATACACCGAGACTTGAAGGCAAGCAATATCCTTTTAGATGCAGATATGAATCCTAAAATTTCAGACTTTGGGATGGCAAGGTTGTTCAACATGGACCAGACTCGAGCAGTGACAAGAAAAGTAGCTGGAACCTT GGGGTATATGGCTCCTGAGTACGTTAAGAACAAAAGATTTTCAGTCAAGACAGACGTTTACAGTTTCGGGGTCGTGCTTCTCGAGATGATAACCGGTCGAAGTAACAAGAGCTATTTCGAATCCCTCGGGCTCCCTGCATAt GCATGGAAGTGCTGGCTTGCCGGCGAGGCTGCGAGTATTATCGATCATGTCCTGAGTAGGAGCTCAACAACCGAAATAATGAGATTCATTCACATTGGTTTGTTGTGCGTTCAAGAGAATGTTGCAAAAAGACCAACCATGAGTTTGGTTATTCAATGGCTTGGAAGTGACATTATCGCGATTCCTTTACCTACAGCTGCTGGTTTCACCACACATCTTCCTGTCGAGTTGCATAGAACTGATGCATCGAATCAAGCCGAAGGTAGAGCTGGCACATCGTCATTAAATAAGCTCTCATTCACCGAGTTAAGTCCCCGTTGA
- the LOC104707593 gene encoding LOW QUALITY PROTEIN: cysteine-rich receptor-like protein kinase 36 (The sequence of the model RefSeq protein was modified relative to this genomic sequence to represent the inferred CDS: substituted 1 base at 1 genomic stop codon), which translates to MANRTVEIASTADESSVLKYYEVSSAEFTDTPEVYMLMQCTPDLSSSDCNLCLRENVRYNQEHNRDRVGGTVSRPSCYFRWDLYSFVGAFDNLERVSAPPRPPQPREDSRVKKGRIFQPWSVVVVVVPTVINLSVFVAFVLAYHRMRRRIYTGINKNSDSDGQSMLSFDLGMILSATDEFSPENKLGQGGFGSVYKGILPSGQEIAVKRLARGSGQGELEFKNEVLLLTRLQHRNLVKLLGFCNEGNEEILVYEHVPNSSLDHFIFDEDKRWLLTWDVRYRIIEGVARGLLYLHEDSQLRIIHRDLKASNILLDAEMNPKVADFGMARLFNMDETRGETSRVVGTYGYMAPEXVRHGQFSAKSDVYSFGVMVLEMISGERNKNFEAEGLPAFAWKKWIEGEPKSIIDPYLNENPKNEIIKLIQIGLLCVQENAAKRPTMNSVIVWLARYGTLTIPKPTEAAFVTLPLSVKPADISMNTLKDKDPFSVDDVSITVLYPQ; encoded by the exons ATGGCCAATCGAACAGTTGAGATTGCATCGACGGCTGATGAGTCCTCGGTGTTGAAGTATTATGAAGTCTCAAGTGCAGAGTTTACAGACACTCCTGAGGTTTATATGTTGATGCAATGCACACCTGATTTATCTTCCAGTGACTGTAATCTTTGTCTGAGAGAGAATGTTAGGTATAATCAAGAACATAACCGGGACAGAGTAGGGGGAACAGTTTCACGCCCTAGTTGTTATTTCCGATGGGATTTGTATAGTTTCGTAGGAGCTTTCGATAATCTAGAGAGAGTTTCCGCGCCTCCTCGACCTCCTCAACCTCGAGAAGACTCTCGGGTTAAGAAAG GAAGAATATTTCAACCATGGAgcgttgtggttgttgttgttccgACGGTCATTAACCTTTCCGTGTTTGTTGCTTTCGTGCTTGCTTATCACCGGATGCGGAGGAGGATTTATACTGGAATCAACA AGAACTCTGATTCTGATGGTCAATCTATGTTAAGTTTTGATCTTGGCATGATCTTAAGTGCAACTGATGAGTTCTCTCCGGAAAATAAGCTTGGCCAAGGTGGATTTGGATCTGTCTATAAG GGGATATTACCGAGTGGGCAAGAGATAGCGGTAAAGAGATTAGCTAGAGGCTCAGGACAAGGAGAGTTAGAATTTAAGAATGAAGTCTTACTCTTGACAAGACTCCAACATAGGAATCTAGTTAAGCTTCTAGGGTTCTGTAATGAAGGAAATGAAGAGATTCTTGTTTACGAGCATGTCCCTAATTCAAGTCTTGATCACTTCATCTTCG ACGAAGACAAACGTTGGCTTCTTACATGGGATGTGAGGTACAGAATCATAGAAGGAGTTGCAAGAGGGCTTCTTTATCTCCATGAAGATTCTCAACTAAGGATTATTCATCGAGATTTGAAGGCGAGCAATATCCTTTTAGACGCTGAGATGAACCCTAAAGTTGCAGACTTTGGGATGGCGAGGTTGTTTAACATGGATGAGACTCGAGGAGAGACTAGCAGAGTAGTTGGAACCTA CGGATATATGGCTCCGGAGTAGGTGAGACACGGACAATTCTCTGCTAAATCTGATGTTTATAGCTTCGGTGTTATGGTTTTGGAGATGATAAGCggtgaaagaaacaagaacttCGAAGCAGAGGGACTTCCCGCTTTT GCATGGAAGAAATGGATCGAAGGAGAGCCTAAGAGTATAATCGATCCTTACTTAaacgaaaacccaaaaaacGAGATCATAAAGTTGATTCAGATTGGTTTGTTGTGTGTGCAAGAGAATGCAGCAAAGAGACCAACCATGAACTCTGTAATAGTGTGGCTTGCAAGATACGGTACCCTTACAATACCTAAACCTACAGAAGCTGCTTTCGTCACTCTCCCTCTCTCAGTGAAACCTGCAGATATATCCATGAATACCCTTAAAGACAAAGATCCGTTTTCAGTGGACGATGTCTCGATTACAGTGTTGTATCCTCAGTGA